The nucleotide sequence TTCAATTTCAGTGGAACGGTGACCAACCAGGAAGCAGAATTGCAAGCAATGCTGCTCGTCCTCATCCTTGTTATTTCTGTTCTCTACTGTATTATTATCAGCCGTAAATCATCAAAGGGCGTGGTAGTGGCTGGCTGAAAAGATCAGCTACCTGTTCTGGATGGAACAGGTAGCTGGGTAATAATTACATTTTTGGGCACGTTGCTGATGTAATTACGTTGAGCGACGCGTGTGTCAGTATCTAAATATCGCAGCAACTCCTGTAGTACTTGGCATCATATCCTTCGGGATGACAAGTACATCTCCCTTTCGCATCAAGGCTAATTCAGCTATATCATCCAACAGGTCGTCAAACGCTGGATCATCAAGAGCACCGTATTCCACCTCTCCAGTCGCTCGGTTGATCTTTCCGGGTACTAAGTTGCTTTCCTCTATAAGCAAGGTTGCAATCCTGCTATTGAAAGCAGCTTTTGCTACCGTGTTGATAGCAGTAGATCCAAGACCTTCTGCTTCAGCTAACTTATAGGCTTCAGCTACCTTCTGTATTTTCTCCTCGTTGATTGGTTTGATAATCTCCAAGGCTTTGGCCTTGAGCGCGTCCTTGTCCAAGGAATCATAGGCGTTTTCAATACCCTCATCCAACACATAGGGATTATTGCTGAGGTTCTTGAAGAGGGAAAGGAATTCTGGAAGTGAGACAACAATGAGCGGTAACTTGGATGGTTTTGAGTAGTGATCAAGTACGAACCGGTCGACATACCTAAAGTATTTTTCGGTATCGTTGTCTCTCTCTTGTTTTGCATCTCCGTGTCCATGATACATGGTATGGCTTCCTGTCCCTCCATATGCACCATGTGATAGATATGACTCTGTCAGTTGGTCTCCTAACACCTCTTCCAAAGTTTGTGGGGTATCTGGGGGTAGGGTGACTTGTGAAAACCCATTCCTGTCACCTTGATACAGCGAAAATTTATTGCTGCTCAAACCCAAGAGTTGATAGCTTTCCATTGACTGGAACGCTTTGATCAATGGCTTGATATGGAAACTGTCTGCTACTGTGGCAAATTCCTTAACAGGAATCTGGAGATTATATACCATGCACCTGTTTCTGCTTGCAAGGACTGCGATGCTCTCTGATGTGTTGTTCCAGAATGGAGCATCTTCTCCAAGTTCATGGAACGGTTCCATGATTTGGGTGACAATATCTTTCTTATAGCTTTGATTCAGTGATGTCACTACTGTTCGAAGTAAATTCTTGAATACGATAGGATCCTGTTTGTTTTCCGGAAAGCGTCTATGCGTAGGTTGATAGAGCGAGATAAAGGGACCTTCGTCTTGGTACAATACTTCATCTGGAAAACGCTGTGCAATTTCATATGCCATGCTTTTCTCCTTTTACATTCGTAGTACGTCGCATCCGTCAATATCCATAACTATAATATACAAAATAAATTACGAATCGTAAACCAGAGCGGTAAGTCCCTATAAAGCAAAAAAAAAAGAGCGCGAACACCCAGATCCGGACGGGTGATTTCGCGCTAGGTTGAATCAATACAGATATTGATAAGCTATTCGGTAATCATTCTCACTTCTGCAATTGCACTATGCTTGCCAGTACGATGAGGTGAAGCACCACCTGCTCTATCCAGGAAAACCAGTCAGAACCTCTGAAACCACCAAAGTCAATGGTCAGGATATCGAGGATGACGATCAATGCAAGCCAGAAAACCAGGATGATGGTCAGAGCAAACTTACCAAATTTTGCAGGGATTCCTTTCATGAAGAATTGGGCAATGAGGAAAATACCGCAGAGCAATTCAAGTGCGGAGAGAATGTAAAGGAGGAGTTCCCGGTCTCCACCAAACATATTGGAGAGTTCACGAGAGAGTTGACTCCCCGCTCCGGAGGCAGATGCGAAACCCATCATACCCATTGCAATGAATAAGAGTGCAATGAGTAACTGCTTGATCTTTGTCGATGCGAGTACCCCAAGCGTTGCTTTTGGATCCTTTGCCATGTTCTAACTCCTTATCAAACGTAATATTAATTAATTTTTAGTCTAACGTCTGAATTCTTGATAGTAAAGAGTGAAGGTCAAATATTCTTCATCCAAACAACCTTATCTATGCCAATAATCGTATATTGAGAATTTTTAAGTACATAATTCAAACTGAAAAATAATACAGAAAATAAAATAAGATTCAAATAAAATAATAAAAGATTGACAATAGAATATTATAAAGTACAATTAATAAAACAAATGAGAGAGGTGGTGCATGAATAGCAAAATTGAAACTGAAAAGGCTCCCAAGGCTATCGGGCCCTACTCGCAAGGGTGGATTTGCAATGGTTTTATTTTTACAAGTGGGCAGCTGCCCCTGGATCCTGTTACTGGAGAAATTCCTCAGGGGATTGCAGCACAAACTCATCAATGCTGTAAGAATGTAAAAGAAGTATTGGTTTCAGCAGGATGTGAGATGGAGCAAGTCATGAAAACAACTTGTTTTATTGCTTCTATGGATGATTTTGCTGCTTTTAATGAGGTGTATGCTGAATATTTTACTGGGAACCCATCAAGAAGTTGTGTAGCTGTCAAAACATTGCCGAAGAATGCACTGTGTGAAATTGAAGCAATTGCGGTTGCTCAATAATGGGTAAAGGAGGAAGAATTTGTTTACCAATAATGAAGTCAATTTGAAAGTGCTCAAAGAGAGGGCTTTCAATATGAGATGGGCTGAGGTTGATGATGGGGTAATCCCATTGACTGCAGCTGATTCGGACTTTCCTGTGGCACCTGAAATAGCAAGAGCTTTAACGGATTATGTAGGAAAGGGGTATTTTTCATATGTTCCAAACAGAGGCCTGCAGGAATTCAAGAAAAGTATTTCATATGCATTGGGGAGAAAGGGAGAACATGTCCTTCCTAACCATATTCTTCCAATTGATAGTGCTGCACGTGGGATGGATATAATTGCAAGCAGTGTATTGAAACCAGGTGATGAAGCAATTGTCTTTGACCCAGTGGACTTCTTGTTCAAGACTACAATGGAAAGAGCTGGAGCCAAAATTGTTCTTTTCCCCATGCAGATAAAGGAGAATGGCGATATTGACTTCTCGTCACTTGAAAACTACATAACCCCTAAGACAAAAATGTTGGGTCTTTGCAACCCTCACAACCCATTGGGGAAAACCTATCCAGCCTCTGATCTCAATCATATTCTCGATTTGTCAGAGAAATATGGGTTTTACATCATGAACGATGAAATCTGGTCAGATATTGTATATTCAGATGGAGCATTCACAAGTATTGTATCTTTGGGTGCTGAAAGAAACCGTAGGACCATTTCTGTGTATGGGTTTTCCAAAGGGTTTGGAATTGCTGGATTGAGGGCAGGATGTATCTACTGCCAGGACGATGAGCTTTTTGAAAAAATTGTGTATGCCTCAGCTGTTGATAAGACTATAGGAGGTATCTCTTCGCTTTCACAAATTGCTGGAATAGCTTGTTTGAATGAATGCTCATATTGGGTAAAGGAATTTGTTGCCCATCTTCAAAAGAATCGGGATTATGCTGTTAAACGGCTTAATGCAATGCCTGGAGTAGTCTGCAACAATCCTAAGGCAACATTTGTTTTATTTCCCGACATCACGGGGATTGGGAAAACCTCAGAGGAAATTGTGAGGTATCTGCATGAAAAAAAAGGAGTATCGATAGTACCCGGGGGAGCTAGGTTTTTTGGTCCAGGATCGACGGGACATGTTAGGATCTGTTTGGCTACAAGTAAAGAAATCTTGACTGAAGCTTTAAATAGAATTGAAGAAGGTCTTGCCGAATTGATTCATCAGTAGTGCATAGGTACTAGGAGGTTACTATGTGGATTACATTTTTAATCATTGGGGTATTTTTTTGTGGGTTGCTGCTTGTTGGGTATTTATCATCGAAGAAAAATACCAATACAGAAGA is from uncultured Sphaerochaeta sp. and encodes:
- a CDS encoding RidA family protein; amino-acid sequence: MNSKIETEKAPKAIGPYSQGWICNGFIFTSGQLPLDPVTGEIPQGIAAQTHQCCKNVKEVLVSAGCEMEQVMKTTCFIASMDDFAAFNEVYAEYFTGNPSRSCVAVKTLPKNALCEIEAIAVAQ
- a CDS encoding pyridoxal phosphate-dependent aminotransferase, with the translated sequence MFTNNEVNLKVLKERAFNMRWAEVDDGVIPLTAADSDFPVAPEIARALTDYVGKGYFSYVPNRGLQEFKKSISYALGRKGEHVLPNHILPIDSAARGMDIIASSVLKPGDEAIVFDPVDFLFKTTMERAGAKIVLFPMQIKENGDIDFSSLENYITPKTKMLGLCNPHNPLGKTYPASDLNHILDLSEKYGFYIMNDEIWSDIVYSDGAFTSIVSLGAERNRRTISVYGFSKGFGIAGLRAGCIYCQDDELFEKIVYASAVDKTIGGISSLSQIAGIACLNECSYWVKEFVAHLQKNRDYAVKRLNAMPGVVCNNPKATFVLFPDITGIGKTSEEIVRYLHEKKGVSIVPGGARFFGPGSTGHVRICLATSKEILTEALNRIEEGLAELIHQ